The Nymphaea colorata isolate Beijing-Zhang1983 chromosome 11, ASM883128v2, whole genome shotgun sequence genome includes the window AATTGCTTTCATTTATTAAGGGGGCATCTGCAAGACTTTGTACTGATATATGTTTGCTTTGAAGCTTGTTGACACCAATATTATGACTGTTTGTGATTATACATCTtctaaatcttaattttttttctaaaaaaaaaattcttatggCAATCATCATCTTCTTTTGTGTTATCCACTTGGTAATGCTGCTTACCACAAGGTGTTACATGATGAACTCGGAGTGTCCATTTGCTAACTGATTTTATTGCAAGTCGGAGAAGAAGGCAAGGCTACAGCAGATGCATTAGGTGCTATGTATGAACATGTGGTTCTCTGCTGCTAGTGGTATGTATGATGATCACCTATTTCTGTTATATTTATGATACAAATAATATTTACTGTGGAGTGTTGTCGCTCATAAGCTAGCTACTTGTGTATTCAATGTTCCTTTTTTCAGGAGTTGAATGTCATGCTCATTTATACAAGCATGTCTCCTATGGTCAATTTGTTAGAATaagattttttatatattttccaaCTTTTACGAACTTTAATTTGTCCAGGTTTATGCTTTCTCAAGGAATGGTGGCGTTCTCCTTTCTACCATCAGACTCATATCTATCCTGCCATTTTTCTAGTGAGGTGATGAAACAAGAACTAGTGCGAGGCCAGTTTGATTTCtattttaccatttttaatACCTCTCCTTTACGTCACTTACTTGATATCTGtgacattttttatattcattataTTGATCACATAAATCCATCTATCTCGATTCAATGTGCTTGCTCCTATCTTGTAGCTGGGTTGAAAAAATGCTCAAAGGAAGATTACAGGGCATATTAAGTCGTTATTTCATCAATGTCGTCAACTGTACTGGGAGGGGAATCTAGGATGGCACTCTATAGCGGTGAAAACCGCACCGGTAGAGAATTGGTTGACAACTCCCGACGGCATAAACCGTCGGGAATAGAATACCTCACGAGACCTTTCTCGATGGCTTGAAACCGTTGGCAAATAAATTGCCAACTGCTCTAAGGGGTTTTTGCCAACGGTTATAGCTGTTGTGCACCAAATCTATACCCGTGCCAATGGTCATTGGAATAGATCTATTGCAGTGATTTCTTCACAGTTATTGGCATTGttgttaaagaaaataaatttcatataatctaaattttcataacctttatATAATATCTATGCAATCTAAAAATCAACATACAATAAACCAATTGGTATAACAAGAGCTAAAAGTGAATATAACTAACAGATCTTCATAAAACATATCAAATGGAACATAGTGGAAAGAAATTGGAAACATGAAgcgaagaaaaaaatcattttataaCGAAAAAGAGAGCTTAAGCAGCATCCTTGACTCCATTCGGGGCAAAACAAATACTCGTGAATCATGAGCAAGCTTTACGCTTTTACCTGTTTGTGTGGGTGAAGCATAACTAGAGTAACTTTTAAGGGAGAAACTAGCTACTTCATCTGTCTCTAGACTTGCTGTATGCACTGATGACAGTTTTCTTTTCCAGACAAAATAGACCACACAGAAGTGTGGGTTCTAACCCATACTTTGGTGGATGTGTTGGCTTTGATAAATTTCCTTCACATGAAAGAAATCCGTTTAGTATATGAGCTACATCACAATTATAACAAAGATATCACAGAAACATGGGAATATATTTGAAGGAAATTGAGGACACAACGGCAATTTATAAAAACCTGCAGCAAGTTCGATTGCTTAATCAGAAAGATAAATCATCCCTGCATCATGATGAATATAAgttgttaaatttttaaactgCTTTGATTTTGACCTCGATTAATcatcttaaaagttaaaacaaaaaagcagGACTTTTACTGCAAGCTGGCAGCAATCTACGATAATAAATCACTCGTAATGTGCTACCCTAAGCCGATCAAATCCTGGAACAAGATGCAATACTCCCCCAGTACAAATGCAAGTCCTCTTATTGAACTCagatttttcattctttctattCCTTTAGATATTTCATCCTCTTCTTGAGTTCAGAGTGGTCTTTCCCAGTCTAAATAGAGTTTGCTCCAAGGCTGCATGCTGCTGTCCAGGCAGTGAGTGAGCAAgtggccatggcccctgccagctCCCCTGGCTCCACAGACGGTAATAATGGAGGTTGTAGGAACAGGGACGCAGAGTCACTCCTAGTTAAGGTTGCAAATTTTTTCCATGTGAGAGCATCTGATCTGCAATACATCGATCATAGAATCAAAAAGGGGAAATTAGACCCTGGATACAAACTGCATAACAGCGGTAGGGTCGGTCAGTTGAACACGCTTAGACGGTTTTGAAACGGGGAGCTTATACTTGTTACATAGTTTGAGATGAACGGTTactataaatagagagagagagagagagagagagagagaaagagagagagagagagagaaggttttAGACGTGGTGGGAGGTTACTCGTACAGAAATGGTATATAATAAATGAGATAGATGGTTCTGCCCACGGCGTGCATGCACGTTAACAGGCCATAATCTCTCCATAGGCGCGTTCTGCGTTGCATCCCACCACCACCAATTGCGTCTCTGGTCAATCCTCGGAAGTTTTTCCAGCCTCTCTCTCCTCATcaccaacttctctctctctctctctctctctctctattttcgTTCCGTGCACAAACACGCATCATTTCTCTTCCTCTGATTCTCTTGCCTATTTATCAGTGTATGTGTCTTCTCTCCTTTCTTATATGGTTTCTTTTAGATCTGTAACTTGCCGGTTTTTGGTTGCTCGGTTGATGGAAAAAGCATGTGTATCATGTGCAAGATCTTCCATGAAAAAAGAATTAATACGTTTTACATGCATATTCTATTGGAATTTTTCTGTTCTCGGCCTGTTTTCTTTAATGATCTCTTACAGGATTTTGACCCTGCAGGTGGTTATTGCGGCAGAGTTTCTTTTCCGATCATTTTGAAGATTCAATGTATATATCCATGGAAGTCGCATCTTCATAAGTTATATATCAGGGAGAGACCGTAGGGATTTGATGCGCTTGTAGAAGGTTCAAGATGTTCTGTTGCGGTGGTGGAGAAGAAGACTTTCAAGGCCCACAGATGAACCAATATTCCGCTCCACCAAGCGGCAGATCTTATGGtaaataatttttaatgaaaatttgatcttattttcttgttttcaggttaccttatttttttatttgcttgtcCTTCACGTTACCTATCATAACTACTATATGGTCGATTCAATTGCTAGTTGTATATTTGAGTTCATCTGCACCTCCTTTGATCGATTAGGTTTTGTAGGTTTTCCCGCATAATTGAAAAAACAGTTCACGAGAAAAGGAAGGTTTGGGTGCTTCCCATAACGGTGACAACTTTTTTGTTCACAAACCTTGTTCTTGTaaatattgtcaaaaaaaaatttgggctTCAGATTTCAGAAGCAATTAACTTCGTACTCTTGATAACCAACGAAAATATCAATTCAAAAgtttacttttttataaaattgtaCACGAAACGCCAAAAACTTTGTAGAAGCATCTTTTTATTGGTTGATACTGCGacaatttttgatgttttgcaaaatatcttgaagtttcctttttcttcgtTTTCTATTTTGATGGTAAAGCTTTCTTTTCTACCATGATTATTTCATGctaattgatatatatatatatatatatatatatatatataactcgtGTGCAAGTTTGGGATTGAATTTGTTATCAGTTTTACCGCCTAATAAAAGCTAAAGTGATTACCTAAAGCTGAAACATCAGCGGTGAGGAAGTAAACGCCACAAAACAGGTTATTTGGCAAAATGTACTTATTTCAGTATTTCAAGATCTTCACCGTTTCATTATTATAGGTTGCAAATGGATTGCACAGCATTTAGTAAAAGCATTGAATTTTTGGGATACATATTTTAGGATAGATTGTGTTAAGAAATATAATGCAATTATAAATACTGCTTCAAGATCCGATAATCTAATGTTAAGACCTAACTACACTAACGTTGAAACAGCATCATAGTGTTTTCACACATACAAAATGACGAAACTTCTaaaaatcagatccagatcatTGGCAAGCCAGCATCTGTTGATGGCCGTGGTGGTGGCCCTCTTAACTCGTGGCTGAGGATTGCTCTTTAATTCTGCATATAGATTTTTACTTTTACGGCTATGCCTATAATCAAATAAACCGCACTGGAATCCAAGCCGCTGGGCTTTCTAGCTTCTACCGATGCCAACAATATCATTGGTGTTGTAGAAAGCAGGATGTTGCTTTAAGTTGTTGCCAAAGATGTGTTTGTTGAAATGCATGATGGCCCAAACTATGCAGATACGTAATGGCTCAAGTTAGGAGCATCATGTTACCTCCCCGGACTCCCATTTGTTCACACCCTACCCTTGGTGCATGGTGAAGGAATTTCCTTTTGGCTGCCCCTGGTTAAAAAGTCTTTGGGGAAAAGGAGCATCTCATGCCTGACTACAGTCTTCCTTCATCTGAATGAGGGATGTGGATGTTGCCAAACCAACTTTTTCCTATGCATCATGCAATTACATGCGCAAGCAGGTTATGATTATGTGTTTCCTCCGTTCGTCAAATctgcatgttttctttcttgcgTACGCTCACATCTGTAGTTTCCTCCTTCGTGAGCTGGAGATAATGTTCGCTGTGAATTTGTGCACTTAGTGAACTACTGTACCAGATGATGATGGACTGATGGTGGTATGTTTCACTAATATGGATGGACCAAGAAACTTTGTTGCAAGTCCTTGGCAACTAAAAAGCCTTGTTTAGCATGATAAACCAGAAGCttaatttgttcttgattttaGATATCCACTTCGTTTGACACAAGAACATGAAGATGGAATCTCCAGGTTACTCAAACAATACTTCATTGTGTTCACCAGTATGTTCGATGTCAAGCCGATTCTTTCTATCGACCCCGAGAGCACAGCGATATGTCCATGATGGGGAACTTGTTTGACTGGCCTATATTCGATTGGAGTGACGTTGTTATTgtctatctctttttttttcttaatttttcagcAATTTATGTTAAATTCCAATTCATAATTCACTGTTACTTGTGCGCTTGTTGCCTCTATTCAGGAAGTGAGAGAGAATCAAAGGGCCCTGCTGCAGCTAAGAGCAGTGCACCAGCAAAGGTTTTACCAATTGAGACCCCTGCCTTGCCATTGGAAGAGTTGAAGAGAATCACAGGGAATTTCGGAGATAAGGCTTTGATTGGTGAGGGATCATATGGCCGCGTTTTTGGGGGAACTCTCAAAGATGGTCAGGCTGCCGCAATAAAGAAGCTTGACCCCAGCACCTCCCAAGAGCCTGATTCTGACTTTGCAGCGCAGGTTAGATTGTTGCTATTCCCTGTTCATCTCAAACTGCTATTTTGCTACTTCCTACTGGTCAAATATATGTACTCTCCTATCCCATTCTTCCCAGATAGCGTCATCCATAACTTATTATAACCATTCCATTTACTTCTATATTACCTTACTCTGACTTTGAAGATTTGGCGTAACTTTTGCTGTATTTGCTCTCCAGTTGTCTGTTGTCTCAAGACTCAAGCATGAGAACTTTGTTCAGTTGGTGGGATACTGTTTGGAGGCAGATAACAGGATTTTGGTTTATCAGTTTGCAACAATGGGATCTCTACATGATGTCTTGCACGGTATATCAATTGAAGCTTTTCTCACAGCTTGCTCATTTCAAGTATCGGTTACGAATGGAACACCGCAGAAAGTGAAGGAAGTAACAAATTTCTTCTGCCCAAATGCCAGTTGCCAAATGTAATCAATCACGTGGCATGCATAAACACAAACACACCGGGGAAGGACATTTAAGcactaaaattaaaaataacatgGTTATCTATTTGCAGTCCAATCTAAGCTGAAGATAAGTCTATAGTTGTTACTTCAGCAATTTGACTATAGAGTTTGATTTCTTCAGTATCATGCTCTCGTTCAATTGCAGagttaaatgtaaaaaatatcttatcagtgtttttttcttttcaagtaatACATCTGTATCGTCTGCTTTGGCGAATATTACATGCGTATTTTGAGGCCTGATAAATGTGACTTAAAAGATGAGAGTATTTTGAATCTACATTATAATAATGACATGCTTTTGTAATGTTAACTGACGCATATTAGCCGCCAGTATTTTGTCAGTAATATTTGTGTATACCAACTGAAATAATTGTGAGGCAAATGTTACTTTATAAATCCTTTTATGTTTCATAGCTTCATTTGTTTCTCATTACGTCTTTATGGTAAACTTATATGACTACAGGCAGGAAAGGTGTGCAGGGAGCTGAGCCAGGCCCTGTTCTTGACTGGAGTCAAAGAGTGAACATCGCCTATGGTGCAGCTAGAGGCCTTGAGTATCTTCATGAGAAGGTTCAGCCACCCATTGTCCACCGTGATGTCAGATCTAGCAACGTTCTGCTGTTTGACAATTTCAATGCAAAGATTGCTGATTTTAATTTGACGAACCAATCTCCAGATACTGCAGCTCGCCTTCATTCCACTCGTGTCTTGGGAACATTTGGTTATCATGCTCCGGAGTAAGTACTATTGCTTCCTGATTGTGACCATATGAGTTCAGAAATGTTCAGATAAGCAACCTGTTATCCAGTCCTTTATCCTTGTACATTTTTAGCAGTTCTGGTTACTTTGAGACTGCGCAACAAGTATCCAACCGCTTACACTCTCACCTCTTGTATTTACTCAATTTCACTATAAATTTGTTGAAGGACTAAAAAAACTTAATCGTGTCATAAGTTCTAaattctttaattaaaaaaatctcaatTTTAAAGCTTCCGCCTCTGTCCATTTCACTTCAGAAACCCTCAAGTAATTAAACAACCGACTGCATGCTAAAGTGCTTGTTTCTTCTGCTCTTCTGCTGTCAAAAAGGAAGATTTCCATGCAGTTGCGCAGATACAAAAGTCCCGTATATGTAGTTAAACATGAGAAATTGATTCAATCGGATGAATGAAACTCTTAAAACGTACTGTTACAGGATTTAACTGATATGCTTGAGTTATGGCTCCACTAGCAAGCAATAAAACATGGCTAGCATATGGAAAATGAGACTTCCAACTTCTCCTGGCTGCAGGTATGCAATGACTGGTCAGATTACACAGAAGAGTGATGTCTACAGTTTTGGAGTCGTTCTTCTGGAGCTCTTGACTGGCAGGAAGCCAGTGGATCACACAATGCCTAAAGGGCAACAAAGTCTTGTTACATGGGTATGTTAGTTTGTATTCAAGCGCTCTCCTTTGAAGAACTATCTGCAAGTTCAATTTTGTTCTGCTTTGCAGGCTACTCCACGATTGAGCGAAGATAAAGTAAAGCAATGTGTAGATCCCAAGCTAAATAACAATTACCCTCCCAAGGCTGTCGCGAAGGTAATCCCATCCTCCTTTGTTAACTTTGATATGAATATTAGTTTGGTACCTTAATTGTTCCACACTGCCA containing:
- the LOC116263727 gene encoding probable protein kinase At2g41970; translation: MFCCGGGEEDFQGPQMNQYSAPPSGRSYGSERESKGPAAAKSSAPAKVLPIETPALPLEELKRITGNFGDKALIGEGSYGRVFGGTLKDGQAAAIKKLDPSTSQEPDSDFAAQLSVVSRLKHENFVQLVGYCLEADNRILVYQFATMGSLHDVLHGRKGVQGAEPGPVLDWSQRVNIAYGAARGLEYLHEKVQPPIVHRDVRSSNVLLFDNFNAKIADFNLTNQSPDTAARLHSTRVLGTFGYHAPEYAMTGQITQKSDVYSFGVVLLELLTGRKPVDHTMPKGQQSLVTWATPRLSEDKVKQCVDPKLNNNYPPKAVAKMAAVAALCVQYEADFRPNMTIVVKALQPLLSSRPAGPE